Proteins encoded together in one Etheostoma cragini isolate CJK2018 chromosome 11, CSU_Ecrag_1.0, whole genome shotgun sequence window:
- the nup62l gene encoding nucleoporin 62 like: MSGGFNFGQPSAGFAFGAQKPTAATAAATGTGFGMTSSTPAAPGGGFAFGTTAQATPNPAGSFSFGTPAKSTAAGGGGFSFGTPTPSFGMSTPQTTAAAPAGMALGSAAPTAGSGFTMGSGLPAQTTAAAPAGGGFAFGTPSQAQAQPQLAAPPTATVAATTGGFGGFSFGATKVQATTPAAPVTAPTAAPGGGFSFDTSAPSNLTLGAQPQPAHATATTAGQGGGFTFGIKPSSTPAPPAASQAASAPGPSLFALPISTAAAVAAATAAATAAAATAASTGTGFTLGGVSTLAASTAAATTAAGGGLSFMMKPLGAATITSASASVPPSTVAAATTGAATGFALGLKPPSSASIISTTTATTIPTSSAPPVMTYAQLEGLINKWSLELEDQERHFLQQATQVNAWDRMLVENGEKITALHKEMEKVKLDQRRLNQELDFILSQQKELEDLLCPLEESVKEQSGTIYMQNADEERERTYKLAENVDAQLKRMSQDLKEIIEHLNTSSGPADTSDPLQQICKILNTHMDSLQWIDQNSVLLQRRVEEVSKLCDNQRKEQEKTFRLTFD; this comes from the exons ATGAGTGGCGGATTCAACTTTGGGCAACCCTCCGCGGGCTTCGCTTTTGGAGCTCAGAAGCCCACTGCAGCCACAGCCGCAGCCACTGGCACGGGCTTTGGGATGACCAGCTCCACACCCGCAGCCCCCGGAGGGGGCTTCGCATTTGGTACTACCGCCCAGGCCACCCCGAACCCTGCCGGCTCCTTCAGCTTTGGCACCCCAGCGAAGAGCACAGCAGCCGGCGGAGGAGGCTTCTCTTTTGGGACCCCCACCCCCTCATTTGGAATGAGCACTCCTCAAACCACAGCAGCGGCACCCGCAGGAATGGCTTTAGGCTCGGCAGCTCCAACTGCGGGGTCAGGGTTCACCATGGGTTCGGGTTTACCTGCACAGACCACCGCTGCCGCCCCCGCAGGAGGAGGATTCGCCTTTGGAACTCCTTCTCAAGCTCAAGCTCAACCCCAACTTGCAGCACCACCAACAGCCACAGTTGCTGCAACTACAGGAGGTTTTGGAGGGTTTAGCTTCGGAGCAACCAAAGTTCAGGCGACCACACCTGCAGCCCCTGTTACAGCTCCTACTGCCGCCCCGGGAGGGGGCTTCAGCTTTGACACCAGTGCTCCATCAAACCTCACCTTGGGCGCCCAGCCCCAGCCAGCCCACGCTACTGCAACCACAGCAGGTCAGGGTGGAGGGTTTACCTTTGGGATTAAACCTTCCTCCACCCCAGCTCCTCCTGCAGCATCCCAGGCAGCCTCAGCTCCAGGCCCATCTCTCTTTGCTTTACCCATCTCTACAGCTGCTGCTGTCGCTGCggccactgctgctgctactgctgctgctgcaacgGCCGCTTCAACAGGTACAGGCTTTACTTTGGGTGGAGTTTCAACTTTAGCAGCAAGCACCGCTGCTGCAACAACCGCGGCTGGTGGTGGTCTGTCCTTTATGATGAAACCTCTGGGGGCAGCGACCATCACCTCCGCCTCCGCCTCTGTCCCTCCGTCCACTGTTGCAGCTGCCACAACAGGTGCTGCTACAGGCTTTGCACTGGGGCTCAAACCGCCATCCAGCGCAAGTATCATATCAACTACTACAGCAACAACCATCCCTACAAGCAGTGCTCCTCCAGTGATGACCTATGCCCAGCTAGAGGGTCTCATTAACAAGTGGAGTCTGGAGCTCGAGGACCAGGAGAGACATTTCTTACAGCAGGCTACTCAGGTGAATGCCTGGGACCGCATGCTGGTGGAGAACGGTGAGAAGATCACAGCCCTGCATAAGGAGATGGAGAAGGTGAAGCTGGACCAAAGGAGGCTAAACCAGGAGCTGGATTTCATCCTGTCCCAACAGAAGGAGCTGGAGGACTTACTGTGCCCGCTCGAGGAGTCGGTGAAAGAGCAAAGTGGAACAATCTACATGCAGAATGCGGACGAGGAACGCGAGAGGACGTACAAGCTTGCCGAGAACGTGGATGCTCAGCTGAAGAGGATGTCCCAGGACCTGAAGGAGATCATTGAGCACCTGAACACATCTAGTGGCCCAGCAGATACCAGTGACCCA CTTCAGCAGATCTGTAAAATCCTCAATACCCACATGGATTCACTTCAGTGGATCGATCAGAACTCTGTTCTTCTGCAGAGAAGAGTGGAGGAAGTGTCCAAACTGTGTGACAACCAGCGCAAGGAGCAGGAGAAAACCTTTCGTTTAACATTTGACTAA